In a genomic window of Halostella litorea:
- a CDS encoding DUF6789 family protein, whose protein sequence is MNRVVAEAGALAALAVLLSLFVLYARRCGDRPRADGGYGRRSPLDRSFLREQFLRWTTTTDHRDIGLLYILFGTVAALWGGVDGMMIRLELLTPAATVWTEQTYNALFTTHGLTMLIFFVLPVFFGVGNYVLPLLLDADDMAFPRLNAVGFWLLPPALLLARFGLVAQVAAQTLGAVSPGPLASLFAVMEEPGIGWTLYTPLSVTQENPQIDFLLLGLHLSGIATTIGALNFVVTIVYERGEDMDWSNLDILSWNLLTTSGLALFAFPLLGSALVMLLLDRNFGTTFYAVEGGGPILWQHLFWFWGHPEVYIIFLPAAGLMSFLLPKFVGRSLFGFRYIVYSTLAIGVLSFGVWAHHMFVTSLDPRLKASFMGISVAIAVPSAIKTFNWITTIWDGEVRLVAPMLLCLGSIGTFVVGGVTGVFLAAIPVDVLYHGTYYVVGHFHMIVMGIIPMMMLAASYYWYPLITGRLYDRRLARFQAGLFVVGSVVTFGSLIALGFGELPRRYANYPAEFAPLQRVASVGAFVIGVAVLLWLYNMVWSYWNGRPVEDADVWDLKRTNQFTREWAWFEDRLERRYAIEPTEPDPETVRPSSTDDPSVGSPNVLRDPRGLVRSILSDTLYGALGGLIGTLAMTGVLFTGALVGVFDIIGFVELSELVGLGESIALGYAVFLLGGMTTWAILFRALAEYLPGRLLVVTGLSYASIMSLGFAVAFYTGQSGLALVGYLAFVLVAHWLYGLGLAGTLRYAEYRRNVGEGGPPPGGSEPPDRGSGPGGGDR, encoded by the coding sequence ATGAACCGCGTCGTCGCCGAGGCCGGCGCGCTCGCCGCGCTGGCGGTCCTCCTGTCGCTGTTCGTCCTCTACGCCCGCCGGTGCGGGGACCGCCCCCGGGCCGACGGCGGGTACGGGCGGCGCTCGCCCCTCGACCGGTCGTTCCTCCGCGAGCAGTTCCTGCGCTGGACGACGACGACCGACCACCGCGACATCGGCCTGCTGTACATCCTCTTTGGCACCGTCGCCGCGCTGTGGGGCGGCGTCGACGGGATGATGATCCGGTTGGAACTGCTGACGCCGGCGGCGACCGTCTGGACCGAGCAGACGTACAACGCCCTGTTTACCACCCACGGGCTGACGATGCTGATCTTCTTCGTCCTCCCCGTGTTCTTCGGGGTCGGCAACTACGTCCTCCCGCTCCTGCTGGACGCCGACGACATGGCGTTCCCGCGGCTCAACGCCGTCGGGTTCTGGCTGTTGCCCCCCGCGCTGTTGCTCGCCCGCTTCGGGCTGGTCGCCCAGGTCGCCGCACAGACCCTCGGCGCGGTGTCGCCCGGCCCGCTCGCGTCGCTGTTCGCCGTGATGGAGGAGCCGGGGATCGGGTGGACGCTGTACACGCCGCTGTCGGTGACACAGGAGAACCCGCAGATCGACTTCCTCCTGCTCGGCCTCCACCTCTCGGGGATCGCCACGACGATCGGCGCGCTCAACTTCGTGGTAACCATCGTCTACGAGCGCGGCGAGGACATGGACTGGTCGAACCTCGACATCCTCTCGTGGAACCTGCTGACGACGAGCGGGCTGGCGCTGTTCGCGTTCCCGCTCCTGGGGAGCGCGCTCGTCATGCTCCTGCTCGACCGCAACTTCGGTACCACGTTCTACGCCGTCGAGGGGGGCGGCCCGATCCTCTGGCAGCACCTGTTCTGGTTCTGGGGCCACCCGGAGGTGTACATCATCTTCCTGCCGGCGGCGGGGCTGATGAGCTTCCTGCTCCCGAAGTTCGTCGGGCGGAGCCTCTTTGGCTTCCGCTACATCGTCTACTCGACGCTCGCCATCGGCGTGCTCTCCTTTGGCGTCTGGGCCCACCACATGTTCGTCACAAGCCTCGACCCGCGGCTGAAGGCCTCGTTCATGGGCATCTCCGTCGCCATCGCCGTCCCCAGCGCCATCAAGACGTTCAACTGGATCACGACCATCTGGGACGGCGAGGTGCGCCTCGTCGCGCCGATGCTGCTCTGTCTCGGCTCGATCGGTACGTTCGTCGTCGGCGGCGTCACCGGCGTGTTCCTCGCGGCCATCCCGGTCGACGTGCTCTACCACGGCACCTACTACGTCGTCGGCCACTTCCACATGATCGTGATGGGCATCATCCCGATGATGATGCTCGCGGCGTCGTACTACTGGTACCCGCTCATCACCGGGCGGCTGTACGACCGGCGGCTGGCGCGGTTCCAGGCCGGCCTCTTCGTCGTCGGCTCGGTCGTCACGTTCGGCTCCCTGATCGCGCTCGGGTTCGGGGAGCTACCCCGCCGGTACGCGAACTACCCCGCCGAGTTCGCGCCGCTCCAGCGCGTCGCCTCCGTCGGCGCGTTCGTCATCGGGGTCGCGGTGTTGCTGTGGCTGTACAACATGGTGTGGTCGTACTGGAACGGCCGCCCAGTCGAGGACGCCGACGTGTGGGACCTGAAGCGGACGAACCAGTTCACCCGCGAGTGGGCGTGGTTCGAGGACCGGCTGGAGCGCCGGTACGCCATCGAGCCGACGGAGCCGGACCCCGAGACGGTGCGGCCCTCCAGCACCGACGACCCCTCGGTCGGCAGCCCGAACGTGCTCCGGGACCCGCGCGGGCTGGTCCGCTCGATCCTCTCCGATACGCTGTACGGCGCGCTCGGCGGCCTGATCGGGACGCTCGCGATGACGGGCGTGCTCTTTACCGGCGCGCTGGTCGGCGTGTTCGACATCATCGGGTTCGTCGAACTGTCCGAACTGGTGGGCCTGGGTGAGAGCATCGCGCTCGGCTACGCCGTGTTCCTGCTCGGCGGGATGACGACGTGGGCGATCCTCTTCCGGGCGCTCGCGGAGTACCTCCCCGGCCGCCTGCTGGTCGTGACCGGCCTCTCCTACGCCTCCATCATGTCGCTTGGCTTCGCCGTCGCCTTCTACACCGGCCAGTCCGGGCTGGCGCTGGTCGGCTACCTCGCGTTCGTCCTCGTCGCCCACTGGCTGTACGGCCTCGGCCTCGCCGGGACGCTCCGCTACGCCGAGTACCGCCGGAACGTGGGCGAGGGCGGGCCGCCGCCGGGCGGTTCGGAGCCGCCGGACCGCGGGTCCGGGCCGGGAGGGGGTGACCGCTGA
- a CDS encoding cytochrome c oxidase subunit 3: protein MVERAAGRGETPGSDAADHGDEGHEHRSRWPILAAAGAGALYAGLALYFLLDAAGVAPTWIGGGLAALGAVGVVAGLAGWVVEAYALPGGKGRETYRATMALFLGTDVGTFGAGFVYYFFVRVGTWPPSELPDLVGSLVLANTAILLLSSVTLHYAHASLERDRGRRFLALLGATVLLGAVFLVGQAYEYYEFVVAEGFALSSGVYWSAFYGLTGLHGLHVALGVVLLSVVLFRGVRGRYGPERDTGVAAASLYWHFVDAVWLFLVAVLYVGATVSL from the coding sequence ATGGTCGAACGGGCCGCTGGACGCGGCGAGACGCCCGGGAGCGACGCCGCCGACCACGGCGATGAGGGCCACGAACACCGGAGTCGGTGGCCGATCCTCGCGGCGGCCGGCGCGGGCGCGCTGTACGCCGGGCTGGCGCTGTATTTCCTCCTCGATGCAGCGGGGGTTGCGCCGACGTGGATCGGCGGCGGCCTCGCCGCGCTCGGGGCCGTCGGCGTCGTCGCCGGCCTCGCGGGCTGGGTCGTCGAGGCGTACGCGCTCCCGGGCGGGAAGGGCCGGGAGACGTACCGCGCCACGATGGCGCTGTTCCTCGGGACGGACGTCGGCACGTTCGGGGCGGGGTTCGTCTACTACTTCTTCGTCCGCGTCGGGACGTGGCCGCCCTCGGAGTTGCCCGACCTCGTCGGCTCGCTCGTGCTGGCAAACACCGCGATCCTCCTCCTTTCGAGCGTCACGCTCCACTACGCGCACGCCTCGCTCGAACGCGACCGGGGGCGGCGCTTTCTCGCCCTGCTCGGCGCGACGGTGCTGCTGGGGGCGGTCTTCCTCGTCGGGCAGGCCTACGAGTACTACGAGTTCGTCGTCGCAGAGGGCTTCGCGCTCTCCTCGGGCGTCTACTGGAGCGCGTTCTACGGGCTGACGGGGCTGCACGGCCTGCACGTGGCGCTTGGCGTCGTCCTGCTGTCGGTCGTGCTGTTCCGGGGGGTTCGCGGGCGCTACGGGCCGGAGCGGGACACCGGGGTCGCCGCGGCGTCGCTGTACTGGCACTTCGTCGACGCCGTCTGGCTCTTCCTGGTCGCGGTGCTGTACGTCGGGGCGACGGTGTCGCTGTAG
- a CDS encoding FAD-dependent oxidoreductase codes for MSGKYDLVIVGGGISGASLLYTTAKFTDIDSIALVEKESEVAAINSHSTNNSQTLHFGDIETNYTLDKAEDVKEGAELLAGYLENFDSDREMHAKRSKMVIGVGEVEVSELERRYHEEGFGDLFPKLRPIGRDEIGAIEPKVVEGRDPGVEMLALQTPDGYVVDYGETTKSFVERAAEEASVDVYTGTEVTDVTPTLDGYTLDTDEGRFDCDAAVVAAGSHSLQIAQELGYGQDKVLLPVAGSFFLADDLLNGKVYTLQMKKLPFAAVHGDADVHDPSITRFGPTAKLVPTLERGRVSTVSDFLDVFGLNAASFLSYANILSDRVLLPYVLRNLVYDLPEVGPRQFLPHVRKVVPSVELDDIERAEGYGGVRPQIVDTNEWSLDMGEAKIVGDDIIFNITPSPGASTCLKNAMRDTRTLIDFLGDDYEFDEAAFRAATIDNFPRADAADGSVSADAGDGAAAADD; via the coding sequence ATGTCAGGCAAATACGACCTCGTCATCGTCGGCGGCGGTATCAGCGGCGCGTCGCTCCTCTATACGACCGCGAAGTTCACCGATATCGACTCCATCGCGCTGGTCGAGAAGGAGTCCGAAGTCGCCGCGATCAACTCCCACAGCACGAACAACTCCCAGACGCTTCACTTCGGCGACATCGAGACGAACTACACGCTCGACAAGGCCGAGGACGTAAAGGAGGGTGCGGAACTGCTCGCGGGCTACCTCGAGAACTTCGACTCCGACCGCGAGATGCACGCGAAGCGGAGCAAGATGGTGATCGGCGTCGGCGAGGTCGAGGTGTCGGAACTCGAACGGCGGTACCACGAGGAGGGCTTTGGCGACCTCTTCCCGAAGCTCCGGCCGATCGGCCGCGACGAGATCGGTGCGATCGAACCGAAGGTCGTCGAGGGACGGGACCCCGGCGTCGAGATGCTCGCGCTACAGACGCCCGACGGCTACGTCGTCGACTACGGCGAGACGACGAAGTCGTTCGTCGAGCGGGCCGCCGAGGAGGCGAGCGTCGACGTGTACACCGGAACGGAGGTCACCGACGTCACGCCGACGCTCGACGGCTACACGCTCGACACGGACGAGGGCCGCTTCGACTGCGACGCCGCCGTCGTCGCCGCCGGCTCCCACAGCCTCCAGATCGCCCAGGAACTGGGCTACGGTCAGGACAAGGTGTTGCTCCCCGTCGCCGGGAGCTTCTTCCTCGCCGACGACCTCCTGAACGGGAAGGTGTACACGCTGCAGATGAAGAAGCTCCCCTTCGCCGCCGTCCACGGCGACGCTGATGTCCACGACCCCAGCATCACCCGCTTCGGTCCCACCGCGAAGCTCGTGCCGACGCTCGAACGCGGGCGGGTCTCGACGGTGAGCGACTTCCTCGACGTGTTCGGGCTGAACGCGGCGTCGTTCCTCAGCTACGCCAACATCCTCTCGGACCGGGTGCTCCTGCCGTACGTCCTCCGGAACCTCGTCTACGACCTCCCGGAGGTCGGGCCGCGCCAGTTCCTGCCCCACGTCCGCAAGGTCGTCCCGAGCGTCGAACTCGACGACATCGAGCGCGCCGAGGGGTACGGCGGCGTCCGGCCGCAGATCGTGGACACGAACGAGTGGTCCCTCGACATGGGCGAGGCGAAGATCGTCGGCGACGACATCATCTTCAACATCACGCCGTCGCCGGGGGCCTCGACCTGCCTCAAGAACGCCATGCGGGACACCCGGACGCTGATCGACTTCCTCGGCGACGACTACGAGTTCGACGAGGCGGCGTTTCGGGCGGCCACCATCGACAACTTCCCCCGCGCGGACGCCGCCGACGGGTCGGTCTCGGCGGACGCCGGCGACGGGGCCGCCGCCGCGGACGACTGA
- a CDS encoding MFS transporter has protein sequence MTVSERAETPDADASPEEPSLWRNRDFLRFLAGQFVTNAGDSLYTVAVLWLVFELSGSTFLTGIANAVLLLPWLLQILAGPIVDRLPLRPVLVGSQVVQGVAVLVLPLAAATGNLSVGVIFAVIPVLMLATLPMAPMEATLVPRIVPETRLSRANSALATVTLGLDMIFDALGGAFIAVFGATTLFLLDSATFGVAALLFAGIAVSGGDGAAGSGGTADEDGGESLRAAVDSYVDDLRAGVETLRGSAFVDLVAMTAVANLATGVTLAILPAFGDALGGPALYGLMLGALGIGRLVGSLVAPALEGLAYGRLKPVMHTLGACCWLGSAYAPSPAFTVVLFGLAWVPAGADGVLTQTLNQTVFPVDRLGRVSAVKGTASGATLPLGSLAGGVVAELLGTTTTMALAAFGFGFTGLYFLVSPRLRRLPAVADADAAAFGVTVPED, from the coding sequence ATGACCGTCTCGGAGAGGGCCGAGACGCCCGACGCCGACGCGAGCCCCGAGGAGCCGTCGCTGTGGCGGAACCGCGACTTCCTGCGGTTTCTCGCCGGCCAGTTCGTGACCAACGCCGGCGACAGCCTCTACACCGTCGCCGTCCTGTGGCTCGTCTTCGAACTCAGCGGCTCGACGTTCCTGACGGGGATCGCCAACGCCGTCCTGTTGCTCCCGTGGCTGCTGCAGATACTCGCCGGGCCGATAGTCGACCGGCTGCCGCTCAGGCCCGTACTCGTCGGGTCGCAGGTCGTTCAGGGCGTCGCGGTCCTCGTCCTCCCGCTCGCCGCGGCGACGGGCAACCTGAGCGTCGGCGTCATCTTCGCGGTGATCCCGGTCCTGATGCTCGCGACGCTCCCGATGGCCCCGATGGAGGCGACGCTGGTCCCGCGGATCGTCCCCGAAACGCGCCTCTCGCGGGCCAACTCCGCGCTCGCCACCGTCACGCTCGGGCTGGACATGATCTTCGACGCGCTGGGCGGCGCGTTCATCGCCGTCTTCGGCGCGACGACGCTGTTCCTGCTCGACTCGGCCACGTTCGGCGTCGCCGCGCTGCTGTTCGCCGGCATCGCCGTGTCGGGGGGCGACGGCGCGGCGGGGAGCGGGGGGACGGCCGACGAGGACGGCGGCGAGTCGCTCCGCGCCGCGGTCGACTCGTACGTCGACGACCTCCGGGCGGGCGTCGAGACGCTCCGCGGGAGCGCCTTCGTCGACCTGGTCGCCATGACCGCCGTGGCCAACCTCGCGACCGGCGTGACGCTTGCGATCCTGCCCGCGTTCGGCGACGCGCTCGGCGGCCCCGCCCTCTACGGCCTCATGCTCGGCGCACTCGGCATCGGGCGGCTGGTCGGGTCGCTCGTCGCGCCCGCGCTGGAGGGGCTCGCCTACGGCCGGCTGAAGCCGGTCATGCACACGCTGGGGGCGTGTTGCTGGCTCGGCTCCGCGTACGCCCCGTCGCCCGCCTTCACCGTCGTCCTGTTCGGGCTCGCGTGGGTGCCGGCGGGGGCCGACGGCGTGCTCACGCAGACGCTCAACCAGACCGTGTTCCCCGTCGACCGCCTCGGCCGCGTCTCGGCGGTCAAGGGGACCGCGTCGGGCGCGACGCTGCCGCTCGGTTCGCTCGCCGGCGGCGTCGTCGCCGAACTGCTCGGGACGACGACCACGATGGCCCTGGCCGCCTTCGGCTTCGGGTTCACGGGGCTTTACTTCCTCGTGTCCCCGCGGCTCCGGCGGCTTCCGGCGGTCGCCGACGCCGACGCGGCGGCGTTCGGCGTGACGGTTCCCGAGGACTAG